In Lathyrus oleraceus cultivar Zhongwan6 chromosome 2, CAAS_Psat_ZW6_1.0, whole genome shotgun sequence, the DNA window ATTAACTAACTTTGATTTAACAttttttttcctttgttttgatGTATGGGCCTGTATTAATCAAAGTTAAAATTTCATTAACCAACTTCCTGCACTGCATTAACCAACTTTGGTTTAACGTTCTTCTTTGTTTTGATGTCTGGTCCTGTATTAACCAAAGTTAAAATGCCATTAACCAACTTCCTACACTGTTTTAACCAATTTTgatttaataattttttttcatttaatgTCTGAATCTATATTAATCcaaattaaaatattattaacCAACTTCCTGTATCGCATTAACTAACTTataaaaagagaaaataaattaACTTGATCCACATATAGTCACATATATAAACAAAGATAAACAAAACAGATTATATGAATATTTAATTCTTTATTTTTTTACAAATGAATATGATTTATATGGCATAGTGTAACTAACTAGTGTATGAATAGCAAAACTCAAACTATTAGATTAGTagaaaaaaatgataaaatattgTTCCAATTAATTCATTAATTAATTACATATCTCAACTCATGTGTCTCTATCACTCATCTCATGTCACCTCCAACCATTAATATATAAGAACACTCCCTCaccattcattttcattttaattctcATTCTCATTCTCACTGCATACGTTAATTCATCTCGTAATATGCCTACAATAGAGAAAGAGGAACACAACAAGAAACTAGTAACTGACTTATACAAAGCCTTAGTTTCCAAAGACACAAAAACAATGCAACATCTTCTTGCCTCAGATTTGGAATGGTGGTTCCATGGTCCTCCACGCCATAGTCACTATTTAGTCTCTTTCCTCACAgactcatcatcatcatcatctcaaaAATCTCTAGTTCCTAATCTCATAATCGGTTTTGGATCAGTGATTGTTGCTGAAGGGTATGATGAAAAAAACATGATGTGGTGGGTTCATGCATGGTCTATTAGTGACGGAATAATAACTGAAGTTAGAGAGTATGTTAACACTTCCGTAACTGTTACTAAGCTTGGTTTCTATCCAGAAGATGTTGTTGTTGGTTCAAGTTGTAGATGTATCTGGAAGAGTAAGCTTTGTGATGCTTCTGTTCCTGGACTCATTCTTACAATCTAGCAAGTACTAGAAAAAGGTTTTTTTTTCTTCATTAAAATATGTGTTGTTCTTGTATTTATATAACGAAAAATTGCTCCCAACcttttttttcttcatcttcattcccACATTTGTTTGGAAAATATAAACATGATGAGAGAAAAGGAGAGAGTAATTAAGAGGGTTACCAAAGTGATTCTCCAAATTGAAATATGTGAAAAAATTAAGATTTTTTTATAAGCAAAATTAAACTATAGGAAGTACAAGATACTCCAGTTCATTACAAAGAGAGATGTAAAATTCGAGTCCAATATCATATGGAAGAATCATTACCAGCAACTTTTTACGAAGGGTTCGAGATTTCTTCACTGCCTACGATATGAATTGTTGGAAGTGATAATAAAATGAGTTCGCAAACAACGGAATTTCACTATATTATTGATTTacaattaaattattttattaaatatataGGATCATCTACAACACGTTTAAAAAAAGAAAGGAACTTGCGGTTTTAAGTGTCAAAATCTCTTAAGGTGTTTTTTTGAAAGGGAGTATtgtttgttgttttttttttatgaaaaaaaagTCGGAGCATTTTGAAACTGTAGCTTATAGAGTCGTCTCATAGGCTGAGATACTTACCACTATACTGTAACACTTAAAATcaacaaataaaaaaaaagaaagaaagaaaatttCTAACAAGACTCTAAAGTATGATTCTAAAGTTGGCTAAAATAAACAGAGAGTTCCCGACAACGGCGGCAACTTGATCTGTTGCCGCACACAGGTTAAAAACGAGTAAATAAAGTGTAGTATAAGAAAACGACACTCGAGTCGTATCGCAAGGACTTTAAATTTATTTAACCAAAGGAAAGAAACTAAAAACAGTGGTTTTAGGTTTTCGTACAATTGAAAATAAAGAAAACGATTTCAATTATGATCAACAGATTAATCGATTGGTTGGATAATTTCAGACTTATCATCAATTATCATATCACCAATTCCCTAAGCGAATTCAATTCCTATTTTATTATAATCTCGATTGGACAAACACTTCCAATATCATGTGAATTATATTCCTATTTACCACATTAAGCATGACGCTTGAAGAACATGCGAAGTTAGCTAATAAGTTAAGTTAACACGCTAAGTTAAGGAACATGCATCGACCAAATTTAATCAATCATATTTTATGAGACTTAGATTAATCAAACAAGACACATGAAACAAAATTGAAAGGGATTGAATAAAAACCGGATAATACAATAACCCCAAAGCCTTGAAGAAATTTCAGAAAGGTATATTATTCTTGAAGTTTAGCCGACCATGAAATCCTAATGCTCTCGATTCTAATTCATTAAAAACTTGTCTAACTTTATCTAGTTCTGAGTTTAGcttaaataaaaaagaaaattgGGCTTTAAGAGCACCGGCCCGAAAAACATAAGTTGACCCAAAACTAACTAATTTACTTTTATTAGTTCTGGAAGGAAATATGATAATTTGAATCCTTTACACCCTGAATTGGTTTTTGACTTCTACATAAAACTTGTATGTTTTTGTTTTAACTTTCCAACGCATATTTGAACGTGTTAATCAATTTCTCGTAGCTgaagttatgatctgcatagtgaGAATGTATCAAAATACAACTTATTCCAAAAATAAACAACATAAGTAAAATAAAAGCAAATCTAAACTTAACTCTAAAAACACACTAAAAGCAATGAAAATAATGCGAGAATTCATATAATTGTCTTagcataaaataaaataaggTGTATTAAAATACACTGACCAACATGCTCTCTTTACCTTATCTTTttattttccatttcctttttTCTTTATGCTGTCTCTCTTTCTCTTCTTATCttctttatttctttctttcttgtATTCAACTGTTTAATCTCTATTTAACTAATAAAATCAATTTAAAGATTTCTATAAaccaattttttttataattagACAACGGTTTTGAACCAACACAATTCGTCCCCTATCGTGTTTGAAGTCATTTGGTCAACAAGTGGTATTGGAGCCTAACTTATATTATATGCTTAATCGCCTCAGAAGGTAGCATAATGACATCAAACTAGTGTTTTAAAACTCGGCCCGACCTGGCTAGTCAGACCGTGAACTTGAGTTTATGACGGGTTAGAAAGGTCAAAGGATCGAATATGCAATAGACCCGATGAAAATTGTTGTGGTCCGACCGGTTCAATAGTCAAACCAGTGAAGTTGTGGGTTAAGTTTGTTTAAACAAGCGGGTTGCACTTTTTTTACTAATACATTTTGCAAATAGTGAAAATAGTCCTAAATTGAAACATCATCTCCTTCATGGTGTCTCAACTTTAAATATGAAACTTTCATAATCTTAAGAATCTACCTCTCATTCATTAATCCACCTCAAACTCTTCACTCTCAAAATTTTATTCCTTATTAAAGGAGTAGTTCTTGTTATTTAAATTTGTTATTATGGTTGAATGTATTACTTTCATTTGCATTATTGTTATCTCTATTTAATCTTAATGTTACATTTTTGCTTTGTATTTAGCATTTATCATGTGATTTGGGTGATTTTGTTAAAAGTTTAGGACTCATTACTTTATTTTTGTTTGATGTTAATACTTGTACTTAACATGGTTTTGGTAGTGAAATGATGACTATATAATAATAAATTTGTGCTACCGCCTATTACAGAAGAATTTATATTTACTTTACATGAATTTGGTTATTGATTTTTTTGAGTTCTTGAGTTTGATTCTGGCAAGTGTATTAAAATCTTGTTTAGATTTTATAGAAgttaaaatatttttgaaattttgtttctGAGGGGACTGATGTTGGACACGATGTTGGGACAACCGACCCAATTTCTTAAACGAGAATGACAATAATAAAACACAATGCTGAAAGCAATAAAAATACAAGAGATTTGTAACCCAGCTTGGTGAAATCACACCAACGTCTAGAGGGCACTCTACCCAAGAAAGGAAACTCACTACTTTAAATTAGTACAATTAGTCTTCTCTGAACGTCAACCCTATGATGTTCAATGACTCTTTCTAATCCTAATTACTTTCTATAGGACTCCCTCTAAATATGAAAACCCCTGTCACTTTCTTCAACCACTAACTCCTAGTGATCAACCTCAATAACAACTCTGTTGATTGTTCAATTTACAACTCAAATAAGACAAACCAACAACTATGACATGTTACTGAAACATAGAGTGATGTACACAAAGATTCAACACAAGAAATACAAGAAATAAAAAACTCATAAACCCTAGACACAAAGAACTTAATCTTGCATACAACCCCTCAAGTAAAATATGAGAAATGAGTCGCCTTATATAGCAATGTATTATGGACTTTTTTCTCATGGATCTCTGACTTAAATTGGATTTGATTGCTCCATAAAAATATCCAAAAGATATGATTTGTTatattcaaattcaaatttaaatctcaATTTAAATTAAATTTGATCTTCAACAACTGTTAAATAAATCAACCACACGTTGCTAAATAAACTGCATCAAATCTGATTGATCTCAACCATAATTTTTGCACAAACAATATCCATCATGGCCTGTTGATCAGGGCCACATGATGCACTACACATATCCTGGAATATCATATTCCACATGTTGCACCAACACATCCAAATTAACTCTTCTTCATGAATTAAAGATCTTCGTTGTGGAGTGAATATTGGATAGAATAATTCTGAACAAAAACTAGAATACCATCTGTCTGTTGACATAAACTAGATGTTGCAGTACATGTAACACCCTACTTCCCGACTTgacaaataattaaataaaatatttaaaacaCATATATCCTCTAAGTAGGATTCTattcaacaacaatcaaaatcatattgaacaacataattaaaaataaaatagttTGATAAGGAGAGGAATTCTAAATTACTCGACATAAAAAGTTAGAGGGAATTATGAATTACATCATTATTAgtttgaaaattgattcattaTCAAAAGTCATAAGGAAATATACGCAACATAAACAAATAAAGAACAACTTATTCCCCTTGTGTTACGTATCAGAGCGACTCCAACTATAAGACTTGATTGACAAGCAACTAAAGAGAAACAACACCATCATCAACCTCAAGCTCCTACTCAGGTACCTGCTGTACTCTAGAGGAGCACAAACGCAACAACAAAAAGGGGATGAGAATTTATTCAAATAATAAAAGGTGCATAAACAATCAGGATAGACTCACACACTACAAAATCATCCACATACTAGAAATGTACATCAACACCATGTATTCACATCTCACCCACATCACAGTCAATCACCAATTGCACAAATCATACAAGAGTATACATCATTACATAAACAAATCGTATGTACAATAGTTATGTAATGCAATGCAACATCGACTTAACTAATGCTCGTCACAATCCCCACTCTGAACTGGACTCACAACTCAATTCTATTTGCATGCGGTACTGGCTCAACATTTGGTTCTTCATATGAACCAGGTTTCAATCAAGTGCGAACCCTGATCCGCCACTCTGAGCTCCAAACCCCCACTATGATCTTGGGACAAGCCACTAGTCCTATTCTGAATTAGAGAACATGCCTCTTTCACAACTACGACAATACATGATGCATGCCATTTAATCATGCAATGGCACAATATAGCAACAAATACAACCCCACTATGACTGTAGACATTAACACAAAAACACAATGGAAAATATTACAACCCCACTCTTACCATAATCACTCATGCACTCAACATGATATGAGCATTTCTCACTCCGAACCACTCGAATCATCAATCATCGAcaaacatacatatataatgTGCAGAGCTACCTCAAGATAGTGTCACATATGACACTCCATTTGGACTCACGAGACCAAAGTCGTAGAGGAATAAATCATGGTTCAGTTTCAAAATTGTTTCCAAACTTACACATCATCAATTGATTGACATATGGTGTTAATCGCTTCGCATTAAGTCTTTTTCCCATTGAttgacatatatatatatatatatatatatatatatatatatatatatatatatatatatatatatatatatatatatatatatatatatatatatatatatgtatgtatgtatgtatgtatatgtatgtatgtatgtatgtatatgtatgtatgtatatgtatgtatgtatatatatatatatatatatatatatatatatatatatatatatatatatatatatatatatatatattatatatatatatatatatatatatatatatatatatatatatatatatatatatatatatatatacttcaggatgtgtgcgaagaatgtCATGTAGTTGATCCACAACCGGGATGCTTCGTCTTACAATTTGAATGTGTAGTCAGCTTAAttgaacactaccctgccccaggtttaatgtaaggttttttagatccgaaagaaactcctacttctaggctcgaagtggttaactagggattaactccttatctctctagtgtttggggatttgaaacaatgtctGTACATCATCAAaaggattttatccgaaagcatacagtcaacaattatgggtattttttttcgtcatcctccctcaaatttgtgctaaaacaaaagttatgataaagaaaaagtgaatgggagaaatactgatgtatttttttgtttttgatataagagaataaaaatgagcgaatgcgaggtaattaattcaaaacatgcatcattacttcatcaatattaccattaaaaacaacaatgtttaaacacaagcagcttttaacaacaaagaaactacaaatgcaaaaataggaacaaatcagtccaatgattgccagtgttgaggatgtcttcCTGTCTGAACTACTGGCATTAGGAGATACTCTATGAAATCTTTGAACTCATTCTGACGAGAGGTTAACGTGTACCAACAAGCTTCCTTCTGAAAAGGATATGTAACTTTTGTCGATCAATTGTTGCACTTTATCCTTGAAAGCATTGcagtatatatatatatatatatatatatatatatatatatatatatatatatatatatatatatatatatatatatatatatatatatatatatatatatatatatatatatatatatatatatatatatatatatatatatatatatatatatatatatatatatgcgtgcgtgtgtgtgtgtctgtgtgttATGTTGTTGGGAGAAGGGGGACCGATCCACGCGACGCTCTTTGACCATTCTCTCTCTCATTGGTTTGAGAAACACGTATAACTGATGGAGGAGATTTTTCTGCAACTTGCAATTTCTAATCAACCAAAATCCACTTCAATTTTCCACCTCCCCCGCCTGCATTTTTAACTAAACTTACAAATAATCACCTCAACCCCGCGTCTTCTCACTGTTCATCAAAAACCACAACCGCACCTTAAACTAACCACCGTAAGTGCACTACCACCACCTTGAGAAATCCGTGACTTGAACCTCTCTTCTGACTCATCACACATAACCCCCACCAACCTTCCTTTTCTCCCTTACAAAACCACAAATCCTTTTTTTGTTAAACACGTAAAAAAGATGGCACCATGTATCGTCTTCCTCTGTTAACATCATCATATCAGTTATTCTTCTCAACAGAAAAACTCCCTCAACAATAAAAGATTCCCCCACATCTCATCAATCTGTCCGCTGCGGTAACCTTCAATAACATAATTTGCAGCAACAACTTTTAATCTCTCTTCCTCAACATCTTACAAAAACTCTTTCACCAATCCAACAACAACCATATGCACACACATTAAATCACAACTCACTTAAACCTCCATAACCCAACCTTGTTTCTTCCCTCACAACAACAAACAACACCGCAAAACCAACAAATCACACCCTTGCAGCGACAACAACAACCATACAACCTTCAAATCCACCACCTATAGTCACATGATCTTCTCACTTTGACAACCCTTGACACACTCATATATTTTACCATCTGTTGTACCCCAAATTTTGCCCACCCTtcattttttataaataaaatgACACAATTGATAGGAGAACATGTGACAGGTCATGAGTTCGAATCTCACCATTCTCAGTTTGAGtgcattttttcttttttcttttgtttttccgttatttcaattttttttgcattatttttaaatcacaaaaattatattttttttatgttttattattaATTTTCGTTTTCTATTATTAGACattttttaaaaaatcaaaattttcattAAAATCATGTTTTAATCCAGTTTTAGTccaaaaattcaaaaaaaataaaaattttaaatCTGATTTGTTATTTTTAGCACTTTTTTTTACATCTTGGTGATCAAGCAATGAACCTAGACCTTTTTCTTGTGATATTCATCTGCCAAAAATTTGATTCAATTTTTAATTTGACACAATTTTTGTTTTCTATTTTGGTAACCTAGTTATTCGTATAAATATGATATTTTTCCACACTAATTTTCAGACACGAATGAGGAGGAATTATACAGAGTTTCACACAGAATCCCATAGAGTCCTAAACACCCGAGTCCCAATCCCAGTTTTTTTTCCACAAGAGTCTAAActttattttttatatttttaatttaattttattatagCCGATATTAGAAGTAAATCGTTGGATTATAGCAAATGTGAAACCGGTCATTCATTTAAAAATGAAGTTAATAGTTTGCATGAAACCCTAGGTAAATTTATGAATATAAGATTTAATTTTATCTAATCGGAGAGCTTTGTACAATAAAGCTAGATTAGGGTATCAAATGAAGAAATCGTTTATCAATATATGCCATGATAAGAAGAAATCCAATCGTTttatttaaaaatgaaataaatgtAATAAGCTTGGTCATCTAAAACCCTTTTGATGTTCTAAAAGGAATAATTTAAGATGACCTAAAGAGGATAACCCAATACATCTTAAATCCACTCAATCAAAATGACCGAAGAATATCTAGGTACCAAAAACAAAAACTTGATTTGTTTTTCAGGAATGCTTTTCAGCTTCAAAGGTTTAAATATAAGTTAAAGTTGTACAAATCATGATTCTGAAGGCTCCACCAAAGAAATATGGATTTAATGGTCAAAGAGGTCttgggaaaatattttttttatgaaagAACCTTTAAATATTTCTCTCTAGAAGGAATAATATTTTGGAACTCCTCTCGGTTCAAGCAATTCAGAGTGATGACTCTTCTTCTAATCTATCTATTCTATTTAATGGGGGAGAAGTATGGAACTCCCTAAATCTTTAAGGGGTGAAAAGCCAAAGGAATGAGGGTGAAGAAAGAAGAAAAAGGCTCAAAAGCCATCCAAGGCCCAAATGGACCAAGGAAGATGAAAAAGTAGCATCTAGTCAATTAAAcctaataattaattaattaagcGCGTTTGAAGTTCAAGTTTTGCACCACCTAATCAATTAACCCTAATGTATTAATTGATTAGATAACCCTAGAGTTATCGCCACCATCAACCAATCAATCAAAATCGATTACAATCAATGCTCTAGTTAATTAAATGCACATTTAATTGATTAAGAGCGATCTATAAATATGCAAATTGGTTTTCCTCTTCTCTCATACCATCTCAAATCCTTTCTTCATCTTATTTTCTCTCTAGTTGTACAAATTTTCTTGTTATCCTATGAGTTCTACTTGAGTGTTGTTATCATCATCACTAATGACGCCAAAGATAGTTAAACCTTTTGGAAGTACCTATGTTCATGCTTACTTCTCCCATGACTTTTCATTGCAAGAAAAGAAAATAGGTTCAATAGAGAATTTTCTTCAAAGAATATTATTCTAGTCTATTATTTGGAATCGAGTGACTTCAAAAATTAAGAGTTCTTTGATGTCTTCGTTCAAGAAAAGTTGAAGAATTTCATTAGCAACACCCCAAAAGAGATGTTTCCCTATCTGGTGACAATGTTTTATTTCAACCTCAACTACAAATATGGAATCATCACTTCTGAGGTACGAAAGCAACCATTCTCGTTAACTCAGGAGGAATTTGTGATATTCCCTACACTAGCTCACTCTACAAGCTCGATGATATAAAGGCAGGTGAATTATTTAATTTTGTTACTACTGCTCTCTCTTTACTATCAAATACAAATAATGGTATTCCTCCCCCTTTACTCTAGGTTATGTGCGCCCAAATATTCGACTCAATTACTCTGCGACAACTCAtatcctcatcccaagaaaacATAATCTTGGATAAGTATCCAAAATTGACGTTTTTTCAACTTGGCTTCTAGCTAATAACGTTCAGATAAATTAAGAAAATGAGATGATCTGTCACATGATGGAAAGTCAAAGAAATGGGATTTCATTGTTTTCATATGGTGGCCTTATCATAAAAGTATTGGAGCACATTGGCTTCAACCTTGAAGAGGAAGAATACATTAGAAAATCAACAAGGATAAGGAATTATGCACTGGGAAAATGCAGATGACCATTAACAATGGAGTGGTGGTGCAAAAACCTTTTAAAGCAAAGGAAGCTGCTAAGAGTAAACAAGCTCAGCTTGAGCAAAGAGTTCCCTCAAATATGAAGGACTTTGATTTTGAGATTCCCCATACTCATCCTATTGAAGTTCTCCTCAATACCATCATCACAGTGTATAACCAATCAAACAAGAAAATTGATTACTTGGCGCACAAAATCTTTCTAAGAAAAAAATGCCACTTCCACCAGGGTTGTTTCATAATGATGATGAGGACACCGAGTAGTCCTTGATTTCTTGTTTTACTTGCTTGTTGATTTTTTTCTTACTTTTTTTCTTCCAATACCTTTACCTTTTGTTTGATTCTTTGTAATGTGcttgcatatatatatatatatatatatatatatatatatatatatatatatatatatatatatatatatatatatatatatatatatatatatatatatatatatatatatatatatatatatatatatatatatacatatacatacatacatatcctttctcccattcacttttctttatcataacttttgttttagcacaaatttgagggaggatgacgaaaaaaatacccataattgctgactgtatgctttcggataaaatcctattgatgatgtacaggcattgtttcaaatccccaaacacaagagagataaggagttaatccctagttaacc includes these proteins:
- the LOC127121229 gene encoding senescence associated gene 20, coding for MPTIEKEEHNKKLVTDLYKALVSKDTKTMQHLLASDLEWWFHGPPRHSHYLVSFLTDSSSSSSQKSLVPNLIIGFGSVIVAEGYDEKNMMWWVHAWSISDGIITEVREYVNTSVTVTKLGFYPEDVVVGSSCRCIWKSKLCDASVPGLILTI